The genomic stretch CCATAAATGATGAGCAGTGTCTCCTCCTCTCCGAGACTGTCTGGGGCGCCCTGCGAGGTAACAGGATGgggctgatgctgggagagagaaGGATGATGTGGGAAGGTGGGCACtggtggggtgaggggcaggACTGGGGGCCAGGCAAATGCCCCCAGCTTAGGAACTTGCTTTATGGAGACCAGCTGGAGTATTTCCTCAACTCCCTGCAGGGAgtgttctcctcgccgctgtctcCAGCACCTGGCAGGTGTCACAGCCTGTGCAGCGACAGCCACTCCCCTGGCAGGCGCTCTGGGAAGCAGAGGGAGCCCCTGCAGGCGGATGGCAGGCACCAGCGGGGGCAGGCGGCTGGGGAGAGGGGCCCACTCTGCCACGCACACGGTTTGTTCAGCTCTCACTACAGACCCAGGATTGGAAGGgctctttaaaaaggaaatctagatcaaaagaaagataaatgtcaAAACAGAGGTAAACAGTGATAAAGCGAAGACTTCGCTAGCCAACGGGCTATAGGCCCCTGCCCTTCCTCTTGGTTCACTGAGAAGGTACTTGGTCCCTAGGCACAGACTTAGCCAAATACTTCCACCCCTTTTGGTAAGAGCTCTACCGGTGAATGAGGGGAGTTCTCACTGAACTCCAAACCTTGTTTCGGTTTGTCTTTATTCCCtagcccctcctcccctcccctgtgtTTTGGAGAAACAGCATGCTGACACCCCTTTCCGCCCTCTTGTGCATTTTGTGTGGGTGTTAACAATTAGGTTAAAGTGGGAGAGTTCTGGGGCCCCAAGTGCCAGGCGTCAAGGCCAGACTGGAGAGAAGCCCCGATGGTACACTGGAAGTTGGCCTCAAAGGAGGTGTTGAATGACCACGAAGGCCTCACAGATTCTTAAGTTCTGAAAATTTAGGATTCTGGGAATCTTTCACAGGGCGTCTGCTGGGTTTGTAGAAGTGAGTGCCCAGCTGTTGAGAACATCTAGTGCTCTAGACGTAGCCCGCCTGCCCTTGGGCCTCACCAGAATCTAGGAGTCTGTGTCCAGTCTCCTGGGGCAGTTGCTACCTGCCAGATCTCAGCTCCCGATAGTCGGTTCTCTTCTCAGGGTCTGAAGAGGAAAAGTGgatgtttctttgtcttttgggTCCAGCTGTGGACCCACAAGTTTATGATCTCGTTGAGTTTATGAAACTCAAGTTTATGATCACATTCCCACAATTCAAAGTGAAGAGGCAGCAGGTTGGAGGCCCCCCTTTCTCAGCTCCCTTAGCTCCTGATGAGTATTATCCACCGAACTATTTATCCCCTGTGAGATGGCTTGTCCTTTCGTATGTCCTCATAGGCCCCAGCTGTTGAGAGCATTTAATGCTCTGCACTCAGCATGCCTGGcctctcttcttaatacctttgtGAATTCAAGACTTAGGGTTTATAGATAAGAGGCATGTGGGTGAGTGTATTGCTAGGAGGGGCACAAAACCCCCTTACACTGCCCGCTCCCAAAATAAAAGACAGTAAAAATCGATACTGGCTTCCTGTTGTCCCCCTTTTCTAGCTGTTGAGAAGCATGCAGCCTACACTAGATTTCATTTCACTGTGTGCCCAAGCACTGTGCTCTGCCACACAGGAACCTTCCAGATGGTTCTAACCCTTTACCCACCTCCCTAAGTCTTTACATCCGCCTCTCTACTTCCCTGTAGGTCTGGAGACATTTAGCCAGCTTATTTGGAGATCTCCTGAGGGCACGGTGAGTGTGGGCCTTCAAAAAGGGCCCCTCTTAAACCTCTGGCATTTGCTCCCAATATTGAGAGTCCTGGAAATACCTTCTTTTGCCTAGAACAGAGTCCTGGTGGCTTGAGATGGTCCCAAAAAGAGTATTCGCAGAGATAATGGGTAGAAATTGGTTTGGTAGATTTTGCCAGTTGGGGTATAACTCAGTTCCCCTGAGTCATTATTGAGTAATAACCTTGAGACCACACTGCTTTGAAGAGAATATTGAGTTAGTGAGAATCTGGTACACGTGAGCTGAGTGGTGTGTGGGACagctgcactggctggcagaagGTTACTCTCTGGAGAGGTACATGCTTATGGTCATTCATTTGGAGGTGTGGGGTGTTTGTGGAGATAGTCACCCTGAAGAACTGTCAGCTGGTTGGGTTTTCAGGGATCTCAGAAGACTTTTCTCATCCCCCTCTACCCCACTGGTGAATTGCCTTAGACTCCTGACATGTTCAATGTTTGGTCCACACAGTTCTATGTCAACAAGACGGATATTGAGGACTTCCCGCGCTTCCCTCACCGGGGCTTGTTGCTGGATACATCTCGCCATTACCTGCCACTGTCTAGCATCCTGGACACTCTGGTATCCAGGCCTTAAGGCCTTCTTTGCCCTTAGGATTCTGGGGTGATGGGACAACAGATAGATCCGGTGCCATATTCTTAAAGAGTTACAGAGAGAATATATGTAACTTTCTGAGCTCCTGGGAAAAATGTACAAGATGACCTGCTCCAAGATTCAAAAAAATACGAGTCATTTTAACGTACCACTGGCTACTGAGGACCAGTGTCCAGGCCATCTCCAGTGACAGAGGAGGTGGGTTGGGGAATTGGCTTCTCTGACCAAGGGCAGCTATCTATAGTTAGTATAAAGTCTTAGGAAAGAGATGTTCAGGAGCCTTAGCTGGGGATGATCCTAACTGTCTAGAATTTGATGGGCAGTCTGAGCTGACAGTTACCCATCTGACTTACATGTCTAACTATTCCTTTGGTGTTCTGATGGAACCAGAGAAGTGGACATCTACCAGTCTTGGCATCTGAGATTTATGGCTTATGAGGCTATTAAATAAATTCACAACAGATCTCACAGTTTGGATAAACCCTAGTCAGACAACCCAAACCACGCGGCAGGAGGAAATATTAGTTTCCACGGTCTTGTGGGACTTCCTGACCCCAAGGTACCCCAGAGCGGCAGCCCTTCTCCCGTCGTGACTGTAACTCATCCCCCACAGAGGAGACACTGCTTCTGTCAGCCACCTTCGGATGTGCAGggtcttcccctcccctccatgcCAGGCACAACCTGATGGGAAGGTCTGATACAGAGAACCTGTGGACTCTTAGCAGGGAGCTGGGGCAGGCTGAGCCTGTGAAAGTGTGTGGCGCGGCCTGCCGCGCTTGGGGCCGAAGCTGGAGAGGTTGCGCTGGCTTCACAGTGCGTGCTCTGACCTACAGGATGTCATGGCATACAATAAATTCAACGTTTTCCACTGGCATCTGGTCGATGACTCTTCTTTCCCGTATGAGAGCTTCACTTTTCCAGACCTCACCAAAAAGGTATGTTTCGATTTTACCCAAACCAAGTTGATGGCTTGAAGTCTGACTCTGCCTATGGCCCTGCTAGCAAAGGACATCAGCCCTCCTCCTAACCAGTCAGTTTAAGGGACACACTCACATATAGGAGAAGGGCACTGGCTTTGGAGTCAAGAGACCTGAATTCAAGTCTAAGCTGTACCATTAATTTCCTCTGTGACCTTCAGGAGAGAATCTTTCCTGGTcctatttttttattaatattttgttagcTGGGTATAATAACTACCTTATTTGTCTCACTGGCATCATGGCACTGAGATAAGACAATGAACGGACAGCTTGTGGGAAATTATGATACAGTTCCTTGAAGACAGCACCTGATATGAACAGGCTGTGGgttggttttcttccttttttaaaaacaattttatgcatttacttttggctgggctgggtcttcactgctgcgtgggctttctctagttgtggcgagcagagtTACTCCGTGGCTGCggagcgtgggcttctcattgcaggggcttctcttactgcagagcacaggctccaggcgtgCAGGTCTCAGGAGTCGCAGCTCGCAGGCTCCAGAACACGGGTTCAGTAGCTGCGGCACCCAGgcctagttgctcgggggcatatGGGTTCTTCTtggacaagggatcgaacccgggtcccctgtgttgcaggtggattcttatccactccggcaccagggaagccctgtgggcaGATTTTCTGATATCCTGGGGGGCCTGAAGGCATTTTGAATATCCTCTCCTCTGCTAGCCTTCAGGAAATGGGATCCTCAATGTGTTTTGTGCCTTTCAGGGGTCCTACAACCCTGCTACCCACATCTACACAGCGCAGGATGTGAAGGAGGTGATTGAATATGCGCGGCTTCGGGGTATCCGGGTGCTGGCAGAGTTTGACACTCCTGGCCACACTCTGTCCTGGGGGCCAGGTAAGAATCATGTCTGCAGTTGGAGGGAGTCCGCTGATTCCCTTCAGTGGGGAGTTAGGATGTTGACTCTTGGATGTAGCATGCCCCAGCCTTGGTCTCTGGAAGAATATTTTCCATCAACTTCTTCCACTGGGAATTTAGATAGGCAGAATTTACTTTGGGCGAAAGAGGACACTTCTTACTATTAAAACATGGGCAAATTCTTCTCAGATGTCCTTGCCTGATAATGCCCTTGTAGGTCATTGTGCCCAGAGTGGAAGAAAGGTTTTGCCAGTCTGTCTAGATCAGGCTCTCTGCTTTTCTGCTGGCAGACTACGTGAGGAGAGCACGCTTTGGGAGCAAGGGTGACCCCAGTGGAAGAATGTGTCAAGGCAGCAGAAGTGTGTGACAGTTGTCTGGGTATGATTTGTGGACATACTTGTATTTCTTTGATTGTCACTAAACGCTCGTGTCTGTGATTGCCTGAGTGTTCCTGCCTGAGTGAATGTCTATGAACATGATTGTCACCGTGTATGTGACTATACGTAGGGTTTGTGTATTTGTGACGCTAGTGTCAGATTCTCTCTTGCCTTAGGTGTCCCTGGATTACTAACTCCTTGCTACTCTGGGTCTCACCCCTCTGGCACCTTTGGGCCAGTGAATCCGGCTCTCAACAATACCTACGAGTTCATGAGCACATTCTTCTTGGAGATCAGTACTGTTTTCCCAGACTTTTATCTGCACCTGGGAGGAGATGAGGTGGATTTCACATGCTGGTATGAGCCCTGTGACCCCCTCATCCTGGCCTGATAGACGGCCCACTCAGAGGAGAGGTCAGCCTGAAGAAGCCCTGTCTCGGGTGCTCCTCAGCTACCCACCCAGATGGCTCAGGCCTTTCCTCTCTCCACCGACCGAGAGCCCCGCCTGGTCTTGGCAAGTCCGAGATCTTGTCATAGTCTCGAGGTATTGACAGAAGAACCACCTCCAGGCACAGAATTGTCTTGGAAAAATCAGGGTAGAGAAAAATAGTCCCTGCTTTTGACAGTTTAAAATAGTCTGGTTGAAGAGGCAGGACACATGAATTTGTGGCTAATATATGACAGTGTCTGGTTAGTATTAAATTATAAGGTTCCAGCCCTCAGATTTACTTAGCTCAAAAGAGGCTGAGAGGCTTCTTGGAGAAGTGGGAACTAGAGCTGGGGAAAGggtagaggagagagaaaaaataaaatgtaaacattgTGCGGCAAGGGAGCTGCCATGGGTGACAGACAGCAATGCCTGTATACACTTGGAATAAAGAATGAACATTAAGGAAAGAGCAGGATATGCCCAGGGTGTGGGAGGTAAGAGACGGAAACCAGAATCCAGTGTGCCCGCGTCAAGACCGCAGAGCCTCATGTCACAGCCCAGAGAGACTGAGATGTGTTCTCTTAGGAAGTGAACTTGAAGCTCTTCAGGTCCTATATCAGTGGTCCCCCTTCACTTAGCTTTTTCAGCCATACTTCCCAAAGTTGTGGCCTCTTGAGATCCTCAGTTGATTGGTttttcagatggaaaaaaaaaaaaagttgtgggaGGCCAGGTGACAAATCCACAAGCTTCGGGCTTTGAGGATGTCAAAAGAAGTAACCTTCGTTTTCTCTTGGGATTCAGGAAGTCCAACCCAGATATCCAGGCCTTTATGAAGAAGAAAGGCTTTGGCGATGACTTCAAGAAGCTGGAGTCCTTCTACATCCAGACGTGAGGACACAGCGGGAGTGGGCGGTCACCCGCCTTCAGAGTCCTCCCTTTCCATAACAGGGCCAGGCCCTGCTGGGCCACTTTCTGGGCCCCTGAAGGGGTCCTCTGTCCTGTCCTTTCTGGTTGGAGTGGTCGGTTCCCAACTGGTCAGACAGGAATGGGCCCCTAGCCAGGCTTTGCCCCCAGGGCACTGACACCAGTAGCTCAGAGCCTCTCGGAACTGAGCAAACACTCTCTCTACTCTCTAGGCTACTGGACATTGTCTCTGCCTATGGCAAGGGCTACGTGGTGTGGCAGGAGGTGTTTGATAATAAAGTAAAGGTGAGCCTGGAGCAGAGAAGAGGTGCTCCCCTCAGGGCCTCCGTCTGCTCTcccatcctttccctgcttctgcaTGGATACAGAGCTCTGAGCCCCGAGTGTGCGTGTCAGAGCCTCCATTTGTCTTCCCTCACTGTGAACTGATGGAGTTACTTGTGCTGCTGGGTTACTTGGGATTCCTGAAACTGTCATGATGGGTTGGGTTTTCATTCCTGTGTCCTAGACTAGGATCTTCCaggcctgggggcagggctgtCTTCCCCTTCATCATTGACTAGTAAGATCCCAGCTTCCTGCCACATCAGGGGCTCTGCAGGAACCTCATCCCATCTTCAGACACATCTGGAGATGCTTGGACATGACAGCCCCTGATGAGTTTTCTAGGCCCCACTGCTTGCCTCTGTTAGTTCCCTACTGGAGTTACTATCTCAGTGTAGACAGGACTGCAGAGGGGTTAGGGGAGGGGGCAGCACGGAGCTCTCCTAGGGCCTTTGGGGGCCTTGGCCTCTGCACTGGGCTAGAAGTTCAGTGGCTAGGGGTCACAGAGAAATGCTTTGCTGCTGGGGAGCAGAGGGGGCTCACACCCCCCTGGCCTGGGCTGCTTGCATGAGACTGTGTCCTGGGAACCTCTGTGCCATTTGACCTTTTGTGACAGGTTCGGCCAGACACAATCATCCAGGTATGGCGAGAAGAGATACCAGTAAAATATGTGAAGGAGATGGCACTGGTCACCAGCGCTGGCTTTCGGGCCCTGCTCTCTGCCCCCTGGTACCTGAACCATATAACTTATGGCCCTGACTGGAAGGAGATCTACCTGGTGGAGCCCCTGGCATTTGAAGGTAAACAGGGAGCTCTCCTTGCTGCCAGAGCAgctgagggagagaaggagagccTGGGTTGGACGTTTCAGATCGGCAGATGAAATGGCCTGAGGAGAGGACCACGTTGGGAAGGTGGTTGAGGCCTGTCGTTGCTTGTTTTCCCTCAGGTAGCCCTGAGCAGAAGGCCCTGGTGATTGGCGGAGAGGCCTGTATGTGGGGAGAGTATGTGGACAGCACAAACCTGGTCCCCAGGCTCTGGTAAGGGCTTTCTGGGGATATGGAGGGCTGGGCTTGCGGGCATGGGTTCTCTCTCCCAGGCGCAGTCCCGTCCAGCTACCACCAGCCGAGCGCCATCCTCTCGGGCCTGGGAGAGAAGGGGCCTCGCACTGCTGCTTCTGTTTGTACGGAACAGTCCTCTTCTGCCTGACTTCTGTGTTTGCTCCTTCAGCCCATTAGGTGTGTCCCATGGagactgttgggcttccctggtggctcag from Capra hircus breed San Clemente chromosome 10, ASM170441v1, whole genome shotgun sequence encodes the following:
- the HEXA gene encoding beta-hexosaminidase subunit alpha, with the translated sequence MAGSTLRFSLLLAAAFAGRATALWPWPQYIQTSELRYTIFPHSFQFQYHLSSAAQVGCSVLDEAFQRYRDLLFGSAAFRFPHPIEKRHTSEKNSLVVLVVTPGCDQFPSLGSVENYTLTINDEQCLLLSETVWGALRGLETFSQLIWRSPEGTFYVNKTDIEDFPRFPHRGLLLDTSRHYLPLSSILDTLDVMAYNKFNVFHWHLVDDSSFPYESFTFPDLTKKGSYNPATHIYTAQDVKEVIEYARLRGIRVLAEFDTPGHTLSWGPGVPGLLTPCYSGSHPSGTFGPVNPALNNTYEFMSTFFLEISTVFPDFYLHLGGDEVDFTCWKSNPDIQAFMKKKGFGDDFKKLESFYIQTLLDIVSAYGKGYVVWQEVFDNKVKVRPDTIIQVWREEIPVKYVKEMALVTSAGFRALLSAPWYLNHITYGPDWKEIYLVEPLAFEGSPEQKALVIGGEACMWGEYVDSTNLVPRLWPRAGAVAERLWSNKMVSNLDFAFKRLAHFRCELLRRGVQAQPLSVGYCDMEFEQT